CGGTCCGTGGATGCTTAACCTGCTGCTGGATTACGTACGCACATTATTCAGCAACTTACCTTATATCATCGGATAAATAAGGCGATGATACAGATCACCAGCGAACAATGGCTATACTGGCTAAATCTCTATTTCTGGCCCCTGCTGCGTGTACTGGCGCTGATTTCAACCGCGCCGATTCTCAGCGAGCGTGCAATTCCCAAGCGGGTAAAGCTGGGGTTGGGGATAATGATTACGTTCGTCATCGCGCCATCTCTACCGGCAAACGATACGCCGCTGTTTTCTATTGCCGCCTTATGGCTGGCAATGCAGCAAATTCTGATCGGCATTGCGCTGGGATTTACCATGCAATTCGCCTTTGCGGCAGTGCGTACGGCTGGTGAGTTTATCGGTTTGCAAATGGGGCTTTCCTTTGCCACCTTCGTCGACCCGGGCAGTCACCTCAATATGCCGGTACTGGCACGTATTATGGATATGCTTGCCATGCTGCTGTTTCTTACTTTTAATGGTCATCTGTGGCTTATTTCGCTACTGGTCGATACCTTTCATACCCTGCCTGTCGGGAGCAATCCGGTTAACAGTAACGCATTTATGGCGCTCGCCAGGGCCGGTGGACTCATTTTCTTAAACGGATTAATGCTGGCATTACCGGTCATCACTCTCCTGCTAACACTTAATCTGGCGCTGGGGCTATTAAATCGCATGGCGCCGCAGCTATCGATATTTGTTATCGGCTTCCCGCTCACGCTCACCGTTGGCATTATGCTTATGGCTGCGCTTATGCCATTAATTGCGCCGTTTTGCGAACATTTATTCAGCGAAATTTTCAATTTGCTTGCTGATATTGTCAGCGAAATGCCCGTAAATAATAACCCATAATATTTATCCTGTTTTACTAAGGTTTATCTGAAAATAAATTTTAAAAAC
The Salmonella bongori NCTC 12419 DNA segment above includes these coding regions:
- the fliR gene encoding flagellar biosynthetic protein FliR, producing MIQITSEQWLYWLNLYFWPLLRVLALISTAPILSERAIPKRVKLGLGIMITFVIAPSLPANDTPLFSIAALWLAMQQILIGIALGFTMQFAFAAVRTAGEFIGLQMGLSFATFVDPGSHLNMPVLARIMDMLAMLLFLTFNGHLWLISLLVDTFHTLPVGSNPVNSNAFMALARAGGLIFLNGLMLALPVITLLLTLNLALGLLNRMAPQLSIFVIGFPLTLTVGIMLMAALMPLIAPFCEHLFSEIFNLLADIVSEMPVNNNP